The following proteins are encoded in a genomic region of Mahella australiensis 50-1 BON:
- the efp gene encoding elongation factor P gives MITAGDFRKGMTVEIDGQVYTVVDFLHVKPGKGAAFVRTKIKNVITGAVLERTFNPTEKFEQAHIERKEMQYLYNDGELYYFMDVETYEQLPLNKDKVEDALKFIKENMTVTIKFYKGEAFSVEPPNFVELEVVQTDPGFKGDTATGGSKPATLETGAVIQVPLFVNTGDKIRIDTRTGEYMERV, from the coding sequence ATGATAACAGCAGGAGATTTCAGAAAAGGTATGACGGTAGAGATAGACGGGCAAGTATATACCGTAGTGGACTTTTTACATGTTAAGCCGGGTAAAGGTGCGGCTTTTGTCAGGACAAAGATAAAAAATGTGATTACAGGAGCAGTGTTGGAACGCACTTTTAATCCGACCGAAAAGTTCGAACAAGCTCATATAGAGAGGAAGGAAATGCAATATCTCTATAATGACGGAGAGCTCTATTACTTTATGGATGTTGAGACCTATGAACAATTGCCGCTAAATAAGGATAAAGTCGAAGATGCGTTGAAATTTATAAAAGAAAATATGACTGTTACCATAAAATTCTATAAAGGAGAGGCGTTCTCGGTTGAGCCGCCTAATTTTGTCGAGCTTGAAGTGGTACAAACTGATCCCGGATTTAAAGGAGATACAGCTACAGGTGGCAGTAAACCGGCTACGTTGGAGACGGGGGCCGTTATACAGGTGCCATTATTTGTGAATACCGGCGATAAGATAAGAATAGATACGCGTACCGGAGAATATATGGAGCGCGTCTAG
- a CDS encoding cobyric acid synthase, with product MRAKAIMIQGTGSSVGKSLITAALCRIFHQDGYKVAPFKSQNMALNSYVTKEGGEMGRAQVVQAQACGIEPSVAMNPILLKPSSDIGSQVVINGRVYGNMTATQYQAFKPQLKDVIMSAYNSLAERYDIVVIEGAGSPAEINLKDDDIVNMGMAEMADAPVLLIGDIDRGGVFASIAGTMLLLDHNERRRVKGAIINKFRGDVSILQPGLDMLTDIIHRPVLGVVPFIHTEIDEEDGATDRFAARNRKGLLDIAVVYVPHIANFTDFEPLRALADVDLRYVPKPEDLGVPDLLILPGTKNTTGDMLYIKRSGWEEAITRYAASGGYIMGICGGFQMLGKVIRDPLHVESDIDEIEGLKLLDVETTMDAQKITAQAAAKVVANEGPLTKGLSGMTIKGYEIHKGFTSSWTKAYPFTTIFSRMDENVEQPDGFMDATGHVIGTYLHGIFDNDTFTLGIINALKCIKGLPVENMPRIETFEQHRECMYDELADVVRESVNMDAIYEILGI from the coding sequence ATGAGAGCCAAAGCTATAATGATACAGGGTACTGGTTCATCGGTTGGCAAAAGCCTGATAACCGCAGCTTTATGCCGCATATTCCATCAGGACGGCTATAAGGTGGCTCCATTTAAGTCTCAGAACATGGCTTTGAATTCATATGTAACCAAAGAAGGTGGCGAAATGGGGAGGGCTCAGGTGGTACAAGCCCAGGCCTGCGGTATAGAGCCGTCAGTGGCCATGAACCCGATACTGCTCAAACCGTCGAGCGATATAGGGTCACAGGTTGTAATAAACGGTCGCGTTTACGGCAATATGACGGCCACCCAATATCAAGCCTTTAAGCCGCAACTCAAGGATGTGATAATGTCGGCTTATAACAGCTTGGCCGAGCGATATGACATAGTGGTCATAGAGGGGGCAGGCAGTCCGGCTGAAATAAATCTGAAAGACGATGATATAGTCAATATGGGTATGGCTGAGATGGCCGATGCGCCGGTGCTACTGATAGGCGATATAGATAGGGGCGGCGTATTTGCGTCTATAGCCGGTACCATGCTATTGTTGGATCATAATGAGCGACGGCGAGTCAAAGGTGCCATCATAAACAAATTTCGCGGCGATGTTTCGATACTGCAGCCAGGTCTGGATATGCTGACCGATATAATACACCGACCGGTGCTGGGAGTGGTGCCGTTTATTCATACCGAAATAGATGAGGAGGATGGCGCCACCGATCGATTTGCTGCCAGGAACCGCAAAGGCCTGCTGGATATAGCGGTCGTATATGTACCGCATATAGCCAATTTCACTGATTTCGAGCCGCTCAGGGCCCTAGCCGATGTCGATTTGCGCTACGTGCCTAAACCGGAAGATTTGGGTGTGCCCGACCTTCTCATTTTACCGGGTACCAAAAATACTACCGGCGATATGCTTTATATAAAGCGCTCCGGCTGGGAAGAGGCTATAACCCGCTATGCTGCCAGCGGAGGCTATATCATGGGCATATGCGGTGGGTTCCAGATGTTGGGCAAAGTGATACGCGATCCGTTGCATGTGGAATCGGATATAGATGAGATAGAGGGCCTAAAGCTGCTCGATGTGGAGACCACTATGGATGCCCAAAAGATAACCGCTCAAGCGGCAGCAAAGGTGGTGGCCAATGAGGGACCGCTCACAAAAGGGCTGTCAGGTATGACGATAAAAGGATATGAGATACATAAAGGGTTTACGTCGTCGTGGACGAAGGCGTATCCTTTTACTACCATATTTAGCCGCATGGACGAGAATGTTGAACAGCCTGATGGTTTTATGGATGCTACAGGGCATGTAATTGGAACGTATTTGCACGGCATATTCGATAACGATACATTTACTTTAGGTATCATAAATGCTTTGAAATGCATTAAAGGTTTACCGGTAGAAAATATGCCTAGAATCGAAACATTTGAGCAGCACCGGGAGTGTATGTATGATGAACTGGCAGATGTAGTGCGCGAATCGGTAAATATGGATGCTATATATGAGATTTTGGGTATATGA
- a CDS encoding prenyltransferase, with product MDKNALRLWKGFWQTADPKIWVASTIPMVTATVFAYVFEGAFNLYWFILTLIGIYLIEIGKNAIGEFADYESGVDLYVAPDKRTPFSGGKKTIVDGILTVKENKVIAAITFAAAAIIGLYISFAREPMILWIGLAGFALAIMYNMPPFKLCYRGLGEITVGTAFGPLVMAGTYMVQTHSYRIEVLLASITLGLLITNVLWINQYPDYEADAQGGKRNWLVRLGKQKGLVVYKALFITSYIPIIMLIFVTSSPVWLICLITLPIVHRAIKVAEQYYDDIPRLMEANAKTVQIYQLTGLTLVVAAFMTLWL from the coding sequence ATGGATAAAAATGCATTGAGGCTTTGGAAGGGATTCTGGCAGACAGCCGACCCTAAGATATGGGTAGCATCTACAATACCCATGGTCACAGCTACTGTCTTTGCATATGTTTTTGAAGGGGCTTTTAATCTTTATTGGTTTATACTCACATTGATAGGCATATACCTTATCGAGATAGGCAAAAACGCCATAGGCGAGTTCGCCGACTACGAATCCGGCGTGGATCTATATGTTGCGCCAGATAAACGAACGCCTTTCAGCGGGGGCAAAAAGACCATCGTCGACGGCATACTTACGGTAAAGGAAAACAAGGTTATAGCAGCGATCACTTTTGCAGCAGCCGCTATAATAGGGCTGTATATATCCTTCGCACGAGAACCAATGATACTCTGGATAGGCCTGGCAGGATTCGCTTTGGCTATCATGTACAACATGCCGCCGTTTAAGCTATGCTACAGGGGCTTGGGCGAGATAACGGTCGGCACCGCATTCGGCCCGTTGGTCATGGCCGGCACATATATGGTGCAGACTCACAGCTACAGGATAGAAGTGCTTCTTGCTTCAATAACATTGGGGCTTCTTATAACGAACGTGTTGTGGATAAATCAGTATCCCGATTATGAAGCCGACGCTCAAGGTGGCAAGCGCAATTGGCTGGTACGCCTGGGCAAGCAAAAGGGCCTTGTAGTATATAAAGCATTGTTTATAACATCGTATATACCTATAATAATGCTTATCTTTGTAACGAGCAGCCCTGTCTGGCTTATATGCCTTATAACCCTTCCGATCGTTCATCGCGCCATAAAAGTAGCCGAGCAGTATTATGATGATATACCTCGCCTCATGGAGGCCAACGCCAAAACCGTACAGATATATCAGTTAACGGGGCTAACTCTCGTAGTAGCCGCCTTTATGACGCTTTGGCTATGA
- the cobD gene encoding threonine-phosphate decarboxylase CobD yields MGDIKHGGNIYDTAHEWNVSPYDILDFSANINPLGTPPGLTRYLEDNWQAVLHYPDPGYRRLYEALADYLDVDERYIMLGNGAIDIIYDYMRVMKPQRVLIPSPTFSEYKQAAAVAGAQADIWPMAEGFTVDVDALCAVLSQGRHDMVILCNPNNPTGGLLNRSELIAILDCAKRYDINVLLDETFIEFTDDYPRTSMADVFRCYLNMCIIRAFTKFFAMPGLRLGYCIADARIKEMMSDIQPPWRINAMAALAGVYALNDKEFMMRTRRFVKEQRDLLQYEISAVSKMHVYPSQADFMLLKSLSQHVTADVVQRHLQKYRILVRNASNFDGLNEYYIRVAVRDADSNRRLIKALEDFA; encoded by the coding sequence ATGGGCGATATAAAGCATGGCGGCAATATATACGATACGGCGCATGAGTGGAACGTATCGCCTTATGATATATTGGATTTCAGCGCTAATATAAACCCTTTGGGTACGCCACCGGGATTGACTCGATATCTCGAGGATAACTGGCAGGCCGTACTGCATTATCCTGATCCGGGATACAGGCGGCTTTATGAGGCGCTGGCAGATTATCTGGATGTCGATGAGCGCTATATAATGCTCGGCAACGGCGCCATAGATATAATATACGATTATATGCGCGTTATGAAACCGCAACGCGTGCTCATACCGTCGCCTACGTTTTCGGAATATAAACAGGCGGCTGCTGTGGCCGGCGCTCAAGCGGATATATGGCCGATGGCCGAAGGGTTTACCGTGGATGTCGATGCGCTGTGCGCCGTATTGAGCCAAGGCAGGCACGATATGGTGATACTGTGCAATCCAAACAATCCCACGGGCGGCTTGCTCAATAGGTCTGAGCTGATAGCTATATTGGACTGTGCTAAAAGATATGACATAAATGTTCTTTTGGATGAGACCTTTATAGAGTTTACCGATGACTACCCGCGTACTTCTATGGCGGATGTGTTTCGGTGTTATCTGAATATGTGCATAATCAGGGCATTTACCAAGTTTTTTGCCATGCCGGGATTGCGGCTCGGCTATTGCATCGCCGACGCCCGTATCAAAGAAATGATGAGCGATATACAACCCCCGTGGCGTATAAATGCTATGGCGGCATTGGCCGGCGTATACGCTTTAAATGATAAAGAATTTATGATGAGGACGCGCCGGTTCGTTAAAGAGCAGCGAGATTTGCTGCAGTACGAGATATCGGCTGTCAGCAAGATGCACGTATACCCGAGCCAAGCTGATTTTATGCTTTTAAAATCGTTAAGCCAGCATGTTACGGCAGATGTCGTTCAACGGCATCTGCAAAAATACCGTATATTGGTGAGAAATGCTTCCAACTTCGACGGCCTAAATGAATACTATATACGCGTAGCGGTGAGGGATGCGGATAGCAACCGGCGCCTTATAAAAGCTCTGGAGGACTTTGCATGA
- a CDS encoding ABC transporter substrate-binding protein, whose amino-acid sequence MKKLKRNLSILIVIIILALTACAGRQPADQPNASDAVGSSEQQAETPPAAYPVTVTDVKGRSVTIEKKPESIVSLTPSNTETLFALGLGDKIVGVDEYSNYPEQANAIKKVGDFNGPNIELITQLKPDLVVAGGYIQDEAIKKLEDIKIQVVSSEAAGLEELYQTIDVLGEATGTQQQAKQLVEKLKSNMKAIADKTTSLDKPKVYFNVDINGFFTAGKGTFISELIAMAGGTNVADDSEGYAQYSVEKIVEKNPDIIITTEHAGSPEDIKNIEALKSVNAVKNDKIYSLDADIVNRLGPRVDQALEQLARVIHPEIFE is encoded by the coding sequence ATGAAAAAGTTGAAACGAAATTTATCGATATTAATCGTTATAATTATACTGGCTTTGACCGCTTGTGCTGGCCGGCAGCCCGCCGACCAACCCAATGCCAGCGATGCAGTGGGTTCTTCTGAACAGCAGGCTGAAACGCCTCCGGCGGCGTATCCGGTTACGGTTACCGATGTGAAGGGTCGCAGCGTTACCATCGAGAAGAAACCGGAATCGATAGTATCATTGACGCCCAGCAATACTGAGACACTGTTTGCTCTAGGATTAGGCGATAAAATAGTTGGCGTGGACGAGTACTCAAATTATCCTGAACAAGCAAATGCCATAAAGAAGGTGGGCGATTTCAACGGCCCTAATATAGAACTTATAACCCAGCTTAAGCCCGATCTGGTCGTAGCCGGAGGTTATATACAGGACGAGGCTATAAAGAAGCTGGAGGATATTAAGATACAGGTTGTTTCATCTGAAGCGGCCGGTCTGGAAGAGCTGTACCAGACTATAGACGTGCTGGGCGAGGCTACCGGTACACAGCAGCAAGCTAAGCAATTAGTGGAAAAGCTTAAGAGCAATATGAAAGCTATAGCCGATAAGACGACCTCTTTAGATAAGCCGAAGGTTTATTTTAATGTCGATATAAACGGGTTTTTTACAGCCGGTAAGGGTACGTTTATAAGCGAGCTTATAGCTATGGCCGGTGGCACTAATGTGGCTGATGACAGTGAGGGCTATGCTCAATATAGTGTGGAAAAAATCGTCGAAAAGAATCCCGATATAATAATAACCACCGAACATGCCGGCAGCCCGGAGGATATAAAGAATATAGAGGCGCTAAAAAGTGTCAACGCCGTAAAGAACGATAAGATATATTCATTGGACGCTGATATAGTAAACCGCTTGGGCCCGAGAGTAGATCAGGCCTTGGAACAATTGGCCAGGGTTATACATCCTGAGATATTTGAATAA
- a CDS encoding FecCD family ABC transporter permease, with the protein MKNKGRLLFSAFMLAMVVILFLSILLAVSLGAADIAMADAFGVLIKPLPIVGRWVNASYDDAYYSIVWGIRLPRVLLAATVGMGLAVAGTAFQGLLQNPMADPYVLGVSSGASFGATISIVLGIGSGFMGLAGSTIAAFVGAVLTMAAVYTLGRAGRKSSMVTLLLAGIAVSSFLSAMVSFMMILNHDKLESIVLWTMGSFATASWASLYISFPIIFIGGVVLLSMSKEMNALLMGDETALHLGVDVNKIRKLLLVVGSLITASAVSVSGIIGFVGLIIPHVVRLFTGPDHRRLLPAATVSGAIFMIISDTLARTLMAPIEIPVGIITSLVGGPFFLYLLVRNRNAAYRG; encoded by the coding sequence ATGAAAAATAAAGGTCGCCTACTGTTTAGTGCGTTTATGCTGGCAATGGTCGTTATATTGTTTTTGTCCATATTGTTGGCTGTGTCCTTGGGCGCTGCCGACATTGCTATGGCCGATGCTTTCGGCGTATTGATAAAGCCGTTGCCTATTGTGGGGCGATGGGTGAATGCTTCATATGATGACGCTTATTACAGCATTGTATGGGGTATCCGCCTGCCACGTGTGCTGCTGGCCGCGACCGTGGGTATGGGCCTGGCGGTGGCGGGTACAGCATTTCAAGGGCTGTTGCAAAATCCGATGGCCGATCCTTATGTGCTCGGAGTGTCATCAGGAGCGTCATTCGGCGCAACGATATCTATCGTGCTCGGCATAGGTAGCGGATTCATGGGCCTAGCAGGTTCTACGATAGCAGCTTTTGTGGGAGCTGTACTGACCATGGCTGCAGTTTATACGTTGGGCAGGGCTGGGAGAAAATCATCCATGGTGACGCTGCTGCTGGCAGGTATAGCCGTAAGCTCGTTTTTATCGGCCATGGTATCATTTATGATGATATTAAATCACGATAAACTCGAGAGCATAGTGCTATGGACGATGGGTAGCTTTGCTACCGCGAGTTGGGCATCGCTGTATATATCATTTCCTATCATCTTTATCGGCGGCGTTGTGCTGTTGTCCATGTCGAAGGAGATGAATGCTTTGCTTATGGGTGATGAGACGGCTTTGCACCTAGGTGTGGACGTCAATAAAATCCGCAAGTTATTGCTGGTTGTGGGTTCGCTCATAACCGCTTCGGCCGTATCGGTCAGCGGTATCATAGGTTTCGTTGGCCTTATAATACCTCATGTGGTCAGGCTGTTTACCGGGCCTGACCATAGGCGCCTTTTACCCGCTGCCACTGTAAGCGGTGCTATATTCATGATAATAAGCGACACTTTGGCTCGTACGCTTATGGCACCTATAGAAATACCGGTAGGCATTATAACATCTTTAGTGGGCGGGCCGTTTTTCCTTTACCTGTTGGTGCGGAACAGGAATGCAGCATATAGGGGTTGA
- a CDS encoding GHMP kinase yields the protein MSAREVTAICPGSCGELIQGIIGGRELLVSYPIDRYSEITVRSGDSNKTYRASCRKILHTAKAVVEYLDIPVNKLGTFEIIRRSSLPLGKGMSSSTADIGATAAAVASFFGYELTSDEIAAMAASIEPTDGILYEDLMLFDAVNGEAVEVIGPVPSLKVLVLEGVGLVDTICFHKKRSYVPIIDAAYDALRSGVSTGDWAVMGNAAIMSARLYQSVLPKPYLDDIIDIALRTGAYGVNVAHTGTALGIIMNEDTDECALVEVLRTRGILEFYGRHYVVRMVKGGPRLTS from the coding sequence ATGAGCGCGAGGGAGGTGACGGCTATATGCCCGGGGTCGTGCGGCGAGCTGATACAGGGCATTATAGGCGGCCGCGAGCTGCTGGTGTCCTATCCTATCGATCGCTATTCCGAGATAACCGTGCGGTCTGGTGATTCGAACAAGACATACCGCGCCTCGTGTAGGAAAATATTACATACAGCGAAAGCTGTTGTGGAATATCTAGATATCCCCGTAAATAAGCTGGGGACATTTGAAATAATAAGGCGCTCGTCTTTGCCTTTGGGTAAGGGGATGAGCAGCAGCACGGCCGATATAGGGGCGACCGCGGCGGCCGTTGCGTCATTTTTCGGCTATGAGCTCACATCGGATGAAATAGCGGCTATGGCGGCGTCTATAGAACCGACCGACGGTATATTATATGAGGACCTTATGCTTTTTGATGCTGTGAATGGAGAGGCGGTTGAGGTGATAGGCCCTGTGCCATCTTTGAAGGTATTAGTATTGGAGGGCGTTGGTTTGGTCGATACCATATGCTTTCATAAAAAACGCTCCTATGTACCCATTATCGATGCGGCTTATGATGCGCTGCGCAGCGGCGTAAGCACCGGCGACTGGGCGGTTATGGGCAATGCCGCTATAATGAGCGCTCGATTATATCAAAGCGTTTTGCCAAAACCGTATTTGGATGACATAATCGATATAGCGCTGAGGACAGGTGCTTATGGCGTTAATGTAGCTCACACCGGTACAGCGCTTGGCATAATAATGAATGAGGATACAGACGAGTGCGCTCTCGTTGAGGTTCTGCGCACGCGCGGTATACTCGAATTTTATGGGCGGCATTATGTCGTCCGTATGGTTAAAGGTGGCCCGCGTCTAACATCATAG
- a CDS encoding M24 family metallopeptidase, translating to MSRMDKLRITMSQNGIDGCLLAKPPNVTYISGFTNNDAYAVITNDKQFLLTDFRYIEQAQHQAQEFEVILVNSGKLMSMLSDMIYDNNIHALWFEDSYITCAFYNKLSAELDGIEMIPMGDTMERLRAVKDEDEVSFIKQAAAIADKAFDAVLEYIKPGITEKQLAARLEYIIRDKGCEGVSFPSIVASGHHSSMPHAQPSDKPFEVGEFITLDFGGIYNGYCSDMTRTVVLGRASPEQRRIYDTVLEAQQTALEGIKAGMVCKDADALARNLIAAKGYGEYFGHSLGHGVGLEIHELPTLSPGADDMLQVNSVVTVEPGIYIPGMGGVRIEDLITVRDGYIDDFTSSTKKLIEI from the coding sequence ATGAGCAGGATGGATAAATTAAGGATTACCATGTCACAGAATGGTATAGATGGGTGCTTGTTGGCCAAACCTCCTAATGTAACTTACATAAGTGGTTTTACCAATAATGATGCTTATGCCGTTATAACAAATGATAAGCAGTTTTTGTTAACGGATTTTCGTTATATAGAACAGGCGCAGCATCAAGCCCAAGAGTTTGAGGTTATATTAGTAAATAGTGGTAAATTAATGTCTATGCTCAGTGATATGATTTATGATAATAATATACATGCATTGTGGTTTGAGGATAGCTATATTACGTGCGCATTTTACAATAAATTAAGTGCTGAGCTGGATGGTATAGAGATGATACCTATGGGCGATACTATGGAGCGGTTACGAGCCGTTAAGGATGAAGATGAGGTATCGTTCATAAAGCAAGCGGCAGCTATAGCGGATAAAGCGTTCGATGCTGTGCTGGAATATATAAAGCCTGGTATAACTGAGAAGCAACTAGCCGCCAGACTGGAGTATATTATAAGGGATAAAGGATGCGAAGGCGTTTCTTTTCCAAGCATTGTTGCATCCGGCCATCATTCCTCGATGCCACACGCTCAGCCGTCGGACAAGCCGTTTGAGGTCGGTGAGTTTATAACGCTGGATTTCGGCGGCATATATAACGGTTACTGCTCTGATATGACGCGTACCGTTGTTTTGGGGCGTGCGTCGCCGGAGCAGCGCCGAATATATGACACAGTGCTTGAAGCTCAGCAGACAGCGCTGGAAGGTATAAAAGCAGGTATGGTGTGCAAAGATGCCGATGCTTTGGCCCGCAATTTAATAGCTGCCAAAGGTTATGGCGAGTATTTCGGCCATTCGCTTGGTCACGGTGTAGGGCTGGAGATACATGAACTTCCCACGCTTTCGCCCGGGGCGGATGATATGTTGCAGGTTAATTCGGTGGTGACTGTGGAACCCGGTATATATATACCGGGCATGGGAGGTGTTCGAATAGAGGACCTCATAACAGTACGCGATGGTTATATAGACGATTTTACATCATCAACAAAAAAACTGATAGAAATATAA
- the aroQ gene encoding type II 3-dehydroquinate dehydratase: MQKILIINGPNLNILGIREPGIYGHDTLESIIEGLKSIAESHGIELDALQSNSEGDIIDAIHAAYGRYDGIIINAGAYTHYSYAIRDAIAGIHIPTIEVHISNIYSREGFREHSVIAPVCVGQISGLGPMVYKLALYYFMEAKGNEQDG; encoded by the coding sequence ATGCAAAAGATATTGATCATAAACGGGCCTAATTTGAACATATTGGGTATACGGGAGCCTGGCATATATGGCCATGATACGCTGGAAAGCATAATAGAAGGGCTTAAAAGCATCGCTGAATCTCACGGAATAGAATTGGATGCTTTGCAGTCAAACAGTGAAGGCGATATAATCGATGCTATACATGCGGCCTACGGGCGGTACGACGGCATCATAATAAATGCTGGTGCTTATACGCATTACAGCTATGCCATAAGGGATGCTATAGCAGGTATTCATATTCCTACTATAGAAGTTCACATATCGAATATATATAGTAGAGAGGGCTTCCGTGAGCATTCGGTTATAGCACCGGTATGCGTAGGCCAAATATCGGGATTAGGCCCTATGGTATACAAACTGGCACTTTATTACTTTATGGAGGCAAAGGGCAATGAGCAGGATGGATAA
- a CDS encoding ABC transporter ATP-binding protein has translation MEYILEARDLSCAYDQTTIIEHLDLAIERSSMVGILGPNGSGKTTLLRHISAALKPRSGVVLLNGVDVFAMRRRMLARKIAYVPQSTAADFEFSAMDVVMMGRIPYMKGFQSESHADMSAVKQAMDMTGTWQFRDRSITELSGGELQRVMIARALAQQPEILMLDEPTAHLDLQFQMEILDLLRQLVDHHGLTVIVVLHDINLAVQFCDKVVFMQSGSIIADGRPQDVITEQLISDVYNVAVSIWHDEATGSICIAPVRQASSETSACLKRIG, from the coding sequence ATGGAGTATATATTGGAAGCACGCGATTTAAGCTGTGCATATGACCAAACGACGATAATAGAGCATCTGGATTTGGCTATCGAAAGAAGCAGCATGGTGGGTATACTCGGTCCCAATGGTTCGGGCAAAACTACGTTGTTAAGGCATATATCGGCGGCGTTAAAGCCACGGTCAGGTGTAGTATTGTTAAATGGCGTCGATGTCTTTGCTATGCGCCGCCGCATGTTGGCCCGTAAAATAGCCTATGTACCGCAGAGCACGGCTGCCGATTTTGAGTTTTCAGCCATGGATGTCGTCATGATGGGCCGTATACCGTATATGAAGGGGTTTCAATCTGAGAGCCATGCAGATATGAGCGCTGTCAAGCAGGCCATGGATATGACCGGTACATGGCAGTTTAGGGACAGAAGCATAACCGAACTGTCGGGCGGCGAATTACAACGCGTGATGATAGCGCGGGCTTTAGCCCAGCAACCTGAGATATTGATGTTGGATGAGCCTACGGCCCATCTCGACTTGCAATTTCAAATGGAGATATTGGATTTGTTGAGGCAATTGGTGGATCATCACGGCCTGACTGTTATAGTGGTATTGCATGATATAAATCTGGCTGTTCAATTCTGCGATAAAGTGGTCTTCATGCAAAGCGGTTCGATTATAGCAGACGGCCGTCCGCAAGATGTTATAACCGAACAGCTCATAAGCGATGTATACAATGTAGCTGTAAGCATATGGCATGATGAAGCGACAGGCTCCATATGCATAGCCCCTGTAAGGCAGGCATCATCGGAAACGTCGGCCTGCTTAAAACGGATAGGGTAG
- the cbiB gene encoding adenosylcobinamide-phosphate synthase CbiB gives MLDIVLGYALDLVAGDPYWFPHPVRLIGRFISFMERMLRGIARAPAAQKAAGVALAVITVSITYAVLYFMLKYARQWNEAAYHALNIFFICMALATHSLSYEALKIYRLLENGNIEGARHALSFIVGRDTECLDTHQISRAVVETVAENASDGVVAPLFYLFIGGVPLAMAYKAVNTLDSMVGYKNERYRYFGWASARLDDVANFLPARITGLLIALVAVVCRGSSKRALMTMVREGSHHESPNSGYPEAAMAGALSITLGGPSTYGGKLVDKPVLGQALRPIEPSHIFEAVRIMKIASLLALIIGVLVLWAI, from the coding sequence ATGCTGGATATAGTATTGGGTTATGCTCTGGATTTGGTAGCTGGTGATCCTTACTGGTTTCCGCATCCGGTTCGGCTTATAGGCCGATTTATTTCGTTTATGGAAAGGATGCTCAGGGGAATAGCCCGCGCACCTGCCGCGCAAAAAGCAGCCGGCGTTGCATTGGCGGTAATTACGGTGAGCATAACCTATGCTGTGCTCTATTTTATGTTAAAATATGCTCGTCAATGGAATGAAGCAGCATACCATGCTTTAAATATATTCTTTATATGCATGGCGTTGGCTACGCACAGTCTAAGCTATGAGGCTTTGAAGATATATCGATTGCTGGAAAATGGCAATATAGAGGGCGCGCGGCATGCTCTTTCATTTATAGTAGGAAGAGATACCGAGTGCCTTGATACACATCAAATAAGCCGGGCTGTTGTAGAAACTGTGGCTGAGAATGCGTCCGATGGCGTGGTAGCGCCGCTCTTTTATCTTTTCATAGGTGGTGTTCCTTTGGCTATGGCTTATAAGGCTGTCAATACGCTGGATTCGATGGTGGGGTATAAAAATGAGCGCTACAGATATTTTGGATGGGCTTCAGCGCGTTTGGACGACGTAGCTAATTTTCTGCCGGCGAGAATAACTGGTCTGCTTATAGCGCTGGTTGCTGTCGTGTGCAGAGGTAGCTCCAAAAGGGCACTTATGACCATGGTTAGAGAAGGTTCGCATCATGAAAGCCCAAATAGCGGCTATCCGGAGGCTGCGATGGCCGGTGCACTCAGCATAACGCTCGGCGGTCCGAGCACTTACGGGGGCAAACTGGTGGATAAGCCTGTGCTCGGTCAGGCGCTTAGGCCAATAGAGCCATCGCATATATTCGAGGCCGTACGCATTATGAAGATTGCATCACTTCTTGCACTTATAATAGGGGTGTTGGTATTATGGGCGATATAA